A genomic region of Balearica regulorum gibbericeps isolate bBalReg1 chromosome 8, bBalReg1.pri, whole genome shotgun sequence contains the following coding sequences:
- the PRKAA2 gene encoding 5'-AMP-activated protein kinase catalytic subunit alpha-2 isoform X1: MAEKQKHDGRVKIGHYVLGDTLGVGTFGKVKIGEHQLTGHKVAVKILNRQKIRSLDVVGKIKREIQNLKLFRHPHIIKLYQVISTPTDFFMVMEYVSGGELFDYICKHGRVEEAEARRLFQQILSAVDYCHRHMVVHRDLKPENVLLDAHMNAKIADFGLSNMMSDGEFLRTSCGSPNYAAPEVISGRLYAGPEVDIWSCGVILYALLCGTLPFDDEHVPTLFKKIRGGVFYIPEYLNRSVATLLMHMLQVDPLKRATIKDIREHEWFKEELPSYLFPEDPSYDATVIDDDAVREVCEKFECTESEVMNSLYSGDPQDQLAVAYHLVIDNRRIMNQASEFYLASSPPTGSFMDDSAMHIPPGVKPHPERMPPLIADSPKARCPLDALNTTKPKPLTVKKAKWHLGIRSQSKPYDIMAEVYRAMKQLDFEWKVVNSYHLRVRRKNPVTGNYVKMSLQLYQVDNRSYLLDFKSIDDDVMEQRSGSSTPQRSCSAAGLHRPRLSIDAAAAAECQSLMGSLSGSFVGSIPSVTPRLGSHTMDFFEMCASLIMALAR, translated from the exons ATGGCCGAGAAGCAGAAGCACGACGGGCGGGTGAAGATCGGTCACTACGTGCTGGGAGACACGCTGGGGGTCGGCACCTTCGGCAAAGTCAAGA TTGGCGAACACCAGCTGACGGGGCACAAAGTAGCAGTAAAAATActaaacagacagaaaatacGCAGTCTGGATGTGGTTGGGAAGAtcaaaagagaaattcaaaacCTTAAACTCTTCCGGCACCCTCATATTATCAAACT GTACCAGGTCATCAGCACGCCAACAGACTTCTTCATGGTCATGGAATACGTATCTGGTGGTGAATTATTTGATTACATCTGTAAGCATGGACGT GTTGAAGAGGCAGAAGCTCGACGCCTTTTCCAGCAGATTCTCTCCGCGGTGGATTACTGCCACAGACACATGGTTGTCCACCGAGACCTGAAACCAGAGAACGTGCTGCTGGATGCACATATGAATGCAAAGATAGCCGATTTTG GCTTGTCCAACATGATGTCAGATGGCGAATTTCTACGCACCAGCTGTGGTTCCCCAAATTATGCAGCCCCTGAAGTCATCTCTGGAAG GCTGTACGCTGGCCCAGAGGTGGACATCTGGAGCTGCGGCGTTATCCTCTATGCCCTTCTCTGCGGCACTCTGCCGTTCGACGACGAGCACGTCCCCACCCTCTTCAAGAAAATCCGGGGAGGTGTGTTTTACATCCCTGAATACCTCAACCGCTCCGTTGCCACTCTCCTCATGCACATGCTGCAGGTTGACCCTCTCAAGCGAGCAACCATCAAGGACATCAG gGAACACGAGTGGTTTAAGGAGGAGCTGCCCAGTTACCTGTTCCCAGAGGACCCTTCCTACGACGCCACTGTCATCGACGACGACGCGGTTCGGGAAGTTTGTGAGAAGTTTGAATGCACGGAGTCGGAGGTGATGAACAGCCTGTACAGCGGTGACCCTCAGGACCAGCTGGCAGTGGCTTACCACCTCGTCATCGACAACCGGCGGATCATGAACCAAGCCAGCGAGTTCTACCTTGCCTCCAGCCCCCCGACCGGCTCCTTCATGGACGACAGCGCCATGCACATCCCTCCCGGGGTGAAGCCGCACCCCGAGCGGATGCCGCCGTTGATAGCGGACAGCCCCAAAGCGCGCTGTCCTTTGGATGCCCTCAACACCACGAAGCCAAAACCCCTGACTGTCAAAAAGGCCAAGTGGCACCTGGGAATCCGCAGCCAGAGCAAACCCTATGACATCATGGCCGAGGTGTACCGCGCTATGAAGCAGCTGGACTTCGAGTGGAAG GTGGTGAACTCCTACCATCTCAGAGTGCGCCGCAAGAACCCGGTGACAGGCAATTACGTGAAGATGAGCCTGCAGCTCTACCAGGTTGACAACCGCAGCTATCTCTTGGACTTCAAAAGCATCGATG atGATGTGATGGAGCAAAGGTCCGGCTCGTCCACACCGCAGCGCTCCTGCTCCGCCGCCGGCTTGCACCGGCCGAGGCTGAGCATCGATGCCGCGGCGGCCGCCGAGTGCCAGTCGCTGATGGGTTCTCTGAGCGGCTCCTTCGTCGGCAGCATCCCCTCGGTGACGCCACGCCTGGGGAGCCACACCATGGACTTCTTCGAGATGTGTGCCAGCCTGATCATGGCCCTGGCTCGCTGA
- the PRKAA2 gene encoding 5'-AMP-activated protein kinase catalytic subunit alpha-2 isoform X3, with product MAEKQKHDGRVKIGHYVLGDTLGVGTFGKVKIGEHQLTGHKVAVKILNRQKIRSLDVVGKIKREIQNLKLFRHPHIIKLYQVISTPTDFFMVMEYVSGGELFDYICKHGRVEEAEARRLFQQILSAVDYCHRHMVVHRDLKPENVLLDAHMNAKIADFGLSNMMSDGEFLRTSCGSPNYAAPEVISGSSASVGRVS from the exons ATGGCCGAGAAGCAGAAGCACGACGGGCGGGTGAAGATCGGTCACTACGTGCTGGGAGACACGCTGGGGGTCGGCACCTTCGGCAAAGTCAAGA TTGGCGAACACCAGCTGACGGGGCACAAAGTAGCAGTAAAAATActaaacagacagaaaatacGCAGTCTGGATGTGGTTGGGAAGAtcaaaagagaaattcaaaacCTTAAACTCTTCCGGCACCCTCATATTATCAAACT GTACCAGGTCATCAGCACGCCAACAGACTTCTTCATGGTCATGGAATACGTATCTGGTGGTGAATTATTTGATTACATCTGTAAGCATGGACGT GTTGAAGAGGCAGAAGCTCGACGCCTTTTCCAGCAGATTCTCTCCGCGGTGGATTACTGCCACAGACACATGGTTGTCCACCGAGACCTGAAACCAGAGAACGTGCTGCTGGATGCACATATGAATGCAAAGATAGCCGATTTTG GCTTGTCCAACATGATGTCAGATGGCGAATTTCTACGCACCAGCTGTGGTTCCCCAAATTATGCAGCCCCTGAAGTCATCTCTGGAAG CAGTGCAAGTGTTGGCAGAGTATCCTAG
- the PRKAA2 gene encoding 5'-AMP-activated protein kinase catalytic subunit alpha-2 isoform X2, whose translation MAEKQKHDGRVKIGHYVLGDTLGVGTFGKVKIGEHQLTGHKVAVKILNRQKIRSLDVVGKIKREIQNLKLFRHPHIIKLYQVISTPTDFFMVMEYVSGGELFDYICKHGRVEEAEARRLFQQILSAVDYCHRHMVVHRDLKPENVLLDAHMNAKIADFGLSNMMSDGEFLRTSCGSPNYAAPEVISGRYNHHNFVLS comes from the exons ATGGCCGAGAAGCAGAAGCACGACGGGCGGGTGAAGATCGGTCACTACGTGCTGGGAGACACGCTGGGGGTCGGCACCTTCGGCAAAGTCAAGA TTGGCGAACACCAGCTGACGGGGCACAAAGTAGCAGTAAAAATActaaacagacagaaaatacGCAGTCTGGATGTGGTTGGGAAGAtcaaaagagaaattcaaaacCTTAAACTCTTCCGGCACCCTCATATTATCAAACT GTACCAGGTCATCAGCACGCCAACAGACTTCTTCATGGTCATGGAATACGTATCTGGTGGTGAATTATTTGATTACATCTGTAAGCATGGACGT GTTGAAGAGGCAGAAGCTCGACGCCTTTTCCAGCAGATTCTCTCCGCGGTGGATTACTGCCACAGACACATGGTTGTCCACCGAGACCTGAAACCAGAGAACGTGCTGCTGGATGCACATATGAATGCAAAGATAGCCGATTTTG GCTTGTCCAACATGATGTCAGATGGCGAATTTCTACGCACCAGCTGTGGTTCCCCAAATTATGCAGCCCCTGAAGTCATCTCTGGAAG gtaCAACCATCATAACTTTGTTTTGAGTTGA